A window from Azoarcus sp. DD4 encodes these proteins:
- a CDS encoding alkaline phosphatase PhoX — translation MNDLGFNASRRNMLKGSAGLAAVPFVSTFALMAARNAQAADCTRLATMAASPFGPVAPVADLTTGMPLLQLPAGFSYRTIGWQDDLMSDGVTCPARFDGMAVVQHRRDGRSTELVLVRNHEVGNFARKTGAAPTYDSALNAAGLHAGGGTTTLVLRDGEVVDVRASLAGTMTNCAGGATPWGTWMSCEENTEDRTAVGGKKHGYVFEVDPDPARTTAQPLVQMGRFKHEAVAIDPTNNICYQTEDASPVSALYRFVPDNGGGYTGAYADGGRLYAARIKRIERSAAATLVDANATAFASPCVGDEYLLEWVELANPDAAPTTANVVGTVRNVSGPFAQAWNAGCARMLRGEGIWYHGGRIYIVDTAAGGDGALWELNPASGRIKCIYVSNNQLAGNNLDNITISPRGGIICCEDGGNSPDQFGNGSRLFGIDNQGSPFILAKNNLNFSAEQYAAAGKTLTAGNGNQLGSEFCGACFDPLGRTLFVNIQTPGITFAITGPWATGNL, via the coding sequence ATGAACGACCTCGGCTTCAACGCCTCGCGCCGCAACATGCTCAAGGGTTCCGCCGGCCTCGCCGCCGTGCCCTTCGTTTCCACTTTCGCGCTGATGGCTGCGCGCAACGCGCAGGCCGCCGATTGCACCCGTCTGGCTACCATGGCGGCCAGCCCGTTCGGCCCGGTCGCGCCGGTGGCCGATCTCACCACCGGCATGCCGCTGCTGCAATTGCCGGCCGGCTTTAGCTATCGCACCATCGGCTGGCAGGACGACCTCATGAGCGACGGCGTCACCTGTCCGGCGCGCTTCGACGGCATGGCTGTGGTCCAGCATCGCCGCGACGGTCGCAGCACCGAGCTGGTGCTGGTGCGCAACCATGAGGTCGGCAACTTCGCCCGCAAGACCGGTGCGGCTCCGACCTACGACAGCGCGCTCAACGCGGCCGGCCTGCACGCAGGTGGCGGCACCACCACCCTGGTGCTGCGCGACGGCGAGGTGGTCGATGTGCGTGCCAGCCTTGCCGGCACCATGACCAACTGTGCCGGCGGCGCAACGCCCTGGGGCACTTGGATGAGCTGCGAGGAAAACACCGAGGATCGTACCGCGGTCGGTGGCAAGAAGCATGGCTACGTCTTCGAAGTGGATCCGGATCCCGCCCGCACCACCGCCCAGCCGCTGGTGCAGATGGGCCGTTTCAAGCACGAAGCCGTCGCCATCGACCCGACCAACAACATCTGCTACCAGACCGAGGACGCCAGCCCGGTGTCCGCGCTGTACCGCTTTGTGCCGGACAATGGCGGCGGCTACACCGGCGCCTACGCCGACGGCGGCCGACTCTACGCGGCCCGCATCAAGCGCATCGAACGTTCGGCCGCGGCCACCCTGGTCGACGCCAACGCCACCGCCTTCGCCTCGCCCTGCGTCGGCGACGAATACCTGCTGGAATGGGTCGAACTGGCGAATCCGGACGCCGCACCGACGACTGCCAACGTCGTCGGCACCGTCCGCAACGTCTCCGGGCCCTTCGCCCAGGCCTGGAATGCCGGCTGTGCCCGCATGCTGCGCGGCGAAGGCATCTGGTATCACGGTGGCCGCATCTACATCGTCGACACCGCGGCGGGCGGCGACGGCGCGCTGTGGGAACTGAACCCGGCCTCCGGCCGCATCAAGTGCATCTACGTCAGCAATAACCAGCTCGCCGGCAACAACCTCGACAACATCACCATCAGCCCGCGCGGCGGCATCATCTGCTGCGAGGACGGTGGCAACAGCCCGGACCAGTTCGGCAACGGTTCGCGCCTGTTCGGCATCGACAACCAGGGCAGCCCGTTCATCCTGGCGAAGAACAACCTGAACTTCAGCGCCGAGCAGTACGCCGCTGCCGGCAAGACGCTCACCGCCGGCAACGGCAACCAGCTGGGTTCGGAGTTCTGCGGCGCCTGTTTCGATCCGCTGGGCCGCACCCTGTTCGTCAACATCCAGACGCCGGGCATCACCTTCGCGATCACCGGACCCTGGGCCACGGGCAACCTCTGA